The genomic stretch ATTCACCTTGGGTAGTATTGCTTTAGCTGAACTGCATGTATAGAACTTTTTGGACTAGCACATAGGCGGAGGGTTAGCATTGTAAATTGTAAACTTGAATAGCTGCCATGTACATTGAATCGTTTGCTTAAGTAATTATGACCTTTTGGACCAGGCAAGGTatggatttgtttttaataactGGCTGGTATATAAAGTGTGAATTGTAAACAATaaattgtagtttttcttttatacttagATCTACTAGAAGTAACTCATCCTCCTTTAGTCAAATACAGCAGCAGAGATTGATAGGCAGCAATAAGTCAATTTGTGACCCTCTTACACAACTTGTGGTCATCCTGAATCCATATGTAACTGTTGGTGCTTGGTTTCATGTAGCTTCTATAGTTCTGGCCAATCGATAGAGGAACATGAGACCATTCTTTTTCAGCAGAGCTACAAGAAATGGGTGGGGAATTTGGTTTAGCTCATGCTTATTCAGTAAAGTCCTTGTGtggtatttttgaaaaactctaGTTGATTGCCTGATACCGTGTGAATCTTATAGCATCTTCTGTCCATTCCTATACCCCCAAATTTCCCTGTACTTCTCAAGCAATCATTTGTATTTTACCATCTTGGTTTAGACCAAAGAAGGTATTTATTCTGAAGAAACCTATTTCACCATGTATTTCTAATTTCTACCTTTCAGAATGGCCCCTGTGGCACAAAGAGACAAGCAATGATGGCATTGGGGAGTCAAAATGTGAAAGGCATAATCATGAAGAGCTGTCGGTAAATAAGTGTGAAGGGATCCCAATGTTTTGCGGAAATGAGCAGGGTTAAAGTttaaaaaccaaagaaaatcagaaacaaTAGTGTTTTCTTTGCAAAATTGGCTGCTCTTTACCTTGATGTAGGTCTTCCTGGAAACTGCCTGACTTATAGATCACTCTCCATCTTTATCCTAGATGCCACTGATTTAGGGAAGATCCTCACCACGGATAACCTAAGGAAGCGGCATGTTAACTATGCCTAGAAGAGTGGTAGACCTTTTCGCTGGTTGGAGAGGGTAGTATTCAGAATGCTGTAGTGTGGAAGATTGTTCTGTCCTGCCTAATGTAATGTCTTTGGAGATAAATAAGTGATCGGAGTTTTAAAGGCCATGAGCAGATGGTGGTGGAACTAAAGGAGTTTTTCTTCAAGACACTTTACCGCTGGGCAGCTGCCTTTGGCATTAATATTTCTagctttcatgtttttttatctgttttcacttatcaaaaaaaaaaaaaaaagttttttttatctgttttccttttctggTTAGGTGTATCTCTTACTTGGGTTGCACCTTTGCgctttttaagaaaattgcgattacttataaaaaaatctagaaataaattctAAATTGGTGTGGTGCTTCTGGAAGCTATCTTCTATAGTGATCTTCGGTTGCATTGTATAACTATGCAATGGCTTTGCATTATATCATTAGCTTATGGTAGGAATGATAAATGAGCTCCCTATTGATATAAAAGGGGATGGAGGTGAAATTTTCTACAAGTTTTCAGCAAAGGAACCACTGCTTTATAAAAAATACTTGTTTATCTGTCTTAGCCTTCGCCATTCCAAATTGCTATAGGTAGATGCGGTAGTCATGGCTTCAAAAGATATTTGTTTGGAAGCCCTGAaactttttgagaaattttcattttggtGTGTTCTATTCCCTTTAGCTTCAAAAActgtagatttttttattttttatttcaattcatGCAAAATCTACTACCCTTTTTAGATGTTTTTTATGGCATGTGTGGACGTACTAGTTCTATGTAGAATGATCTCGTGTTGCGGAAGGGGTCTCATGAAGCATGTCATTTGTGGATGATATTGGGCTAGTTTGTGAGCAATTTGAGGTTAATTCTAAATTGGAGATGAAGTGACACACTTGGACTCTATAGGTTTAGGTTAATAGGACTAGGAGGAACATAATGGTGCAAGTTTCGTGTGGTTATGATACAAGTTGGTggtataaaaaaagaaaagaaatttttggTGTTGTGGATTGGTTAGTCATAAGGATGGAGAGACTGAGAGATGTCATTCCTGGTCCTGAGCAAACTGGTTGAGGTTGAAAAGTTCATTGGGAGTTGTTTTGATGGTATCATAATGGTTAGTGGAAGGAAGAATTTTGCTGGAAAAGTTAGGGTCTAGTACACTTAGTTGTGAAAGACCAATTAATGCACCATTGAGATAAAGTAATTTGATTCAAGAGGGGGGAAGAATGAATGACTCCTTACAACAGGCTCAATACCTCCCTTCTGCCCCGCCCTACCTAACACTTCTGCATAAGGAGAGTGTTGTATTTCTAGAAGTATTAGTTTTTGATGGGAAActcattataattttttttaggtcaATGTTTGTGTCTGGCTCTTTGAGCCTCCAGTGCCCAAACATCTGTGGACAATAATTACTGTATTTCCAGAAATCTTTGTTTGAGGTGAAAAACTTTATTATGTAAATCCTTCAACACTGAAAGAACATTTTATTGTCATCTTAGGATTTAAAATGTAATTACTATTGTTTTTGTGAAATTATGCCCTTGCATTTACCCAGCTGTGGTTGATCTGCCTGATGTGTGCTGTTGTATGTTAATTTCAATATGTTTTGGCTATCACATTTATTGTGGTGTcatattattttctcttttgctcACTTTCCTTGTGCTTATGCAGGGTCAAGTAGATTTTGATGACAAAAGTAGCTGGGAGTATCTTTTCAAGGATTACTGGATAGATTTGAAAGAGAAGCTGTCTCTGACTTTAGATGAACTAAATCAAGCTAAAAATCCATGGAAAGTAGCTGATTCATTTGCGGGTAAACAGGAATCGCCTGATGAACTTTATGATGCTAATAATGATGAGGGGTCCGATTCAGACAGTTCTGGGAATATAGAAATCAGCAACTCTAAAAGAAGGAAGGCCAAGAAACGGTTGAGGCCCCGTTCCAAGGAGGTTGATTCAGCCGCCCCTGCAACAGAAACTGATGCTGAAGGTCCATCCACTGATGACAATGCTGAATGGGCATCAAAAGAGCTCTTGGAGTTTGTTATGCACATGAAGGATGGTGACAGATCTGTTTTATCTCAGTTTGATGTTCAGGCTCTCTTACTAGACTATATAAAGAGAAACAAGCTCCGTGATCCTCGTCGCAAAAGTCAAATAATTTGTGACTCCAGGCTCCAAAGTCTATTTGGGAAACCACGCGTGGGGCATTTTGAAATGTTAAAGCTTCTTGAATCTCACTTTCTTATAAAAGAGGATTCACAGGTTGATGATCTTCAAGGGAGTGTTGTTGATACTGAAGCTAGTCAGTTGGAGACTGATGCTGATGCCCTAGTAAAGACTGGTCGAGATAAGAAACGTAAAACTCGTAAGAAGGGTGATGAGAGAGGACCTCAATCAAATGTAGACGACTATGCAGCCATTGATATTCacaacattaatttaatttacttaAGGCGTAATTTAGTAGAAGAACTACTCGATGACATGGAAAAGTTTCATGACAAAGTTGTTGGTTCTTTTGTGAGAATAAGGATTTCTGGTAGTGGTCAAAAGCAAGATTTGTATAGGCTGGTGCAAGTTATAGGTAATTGTTTAGATAAATTGTCTTGTATactatttttgacttttgagtgtAGAAGGAATAAATCTTGCAAGATTGTAAAATTTCTTAATGATTTTGTGGACAGGTACATGCAAAGCAGCTGAGCCATATAAAGTTGGTAAAAGGATGGCGGATATCTTGctagaaatattaaatttaaacaaGACAGAGATCGTATCAACTGATATAATCTCAAATCAAGAGTTCACTGAGGTGATTGAACACACAAGATTTCATACTTTTTATTTGTACTTTTCCGATTCAAGTCATCCTGTTGGCTTCGTgatgagagagggagatagTGACCCTTCCAATCTACCTTTctaatgatctttttcttttttagtttttatggATGTTTGGTTTATGAGTGAGATATAGCGAATGTTAAGGGAATACCTGAATTGGAAGTTTCCACGTTTTGATGAGGGGATATCCCACCTTAAATGTGGCATTGAAAAGTTAAATAAACTATTAGTGAGTAATACATGTTGCAATGAGGGAAATGAGCAGTATTATTGGCACTTGGCGGCTTATTTGATAGGCTTTTTCtttaattgagaaaaagaaaaaatgcttgTGGTGTCCAAATTTATAGCATTTACAGTCATTGGAAATGATTTGGGTTGAAGACTTATGCCCACTCTGTTTATGTAgttgttatttctttctttaaagatttaactcatttcttctTTATATCTCTAGGATGAGTGCAAGCGTCTGCGCCAAAGCATAAAATGTGGACTTATCAACCGGCTGACTGTGGTAATCTCATGCTCTTATCTCCAATTTTATGTGTTGGCATTAAGCATCTAAATATTCCAAGTTCTGAGAAAATTAATGTTTGTTTGTAGGGAGACATTCAGGAGAGAGCAATTGCACTCCAGGAGGTCAGGGTTAAAGATGTAAGTTTTTTGGTTTGTCAATTGTCATTACAATTGATTCTTTCTCTGCTTGTATGTCTGTGCTCAATACTTCAGAACTTTATTAGATTTTCTCGACATATGTATTGACACATGGGAAAATATGTTAGAAACGTCATAAGGTTCGAGATCATGGTTTTCTAATTAGTTAAAAGCTGATGACTTTCCCCACTTTCTCATTCTTCAACTGCTTAGAAGGATTTTAACCTTAGGCTTTAGACCTGACGCCCCAAACTTGGAAAGATGTTAGCTCATTTCTGAACACTAAATTGATTGTGGATGAGAAGATAGTGAAATTCCTTTATGCAAATTGTGCACACAATGCGCAGGTTTGGCATAATCTATCCAGACAGTTTTCAATTTACATTGTGCCTATAATGAGAGGAAAATGTTTTGGTTCTTGTACTCCGAATGGGGAATGCCTGGTAATTAATAGGCTACCCCCAAGTACTACTGAAAGAATGGGCAAAGTGCTAAGGGTTCTACGACCCTATTGTTGATATCCTGTCTGGCCTCCTAACCTTTCTTAAAACTGGTACGGAGATTAAGAAGTCTTCCTGAACACCTTTCACTTGTATGTGGCGTGTATAAAGTAAGGGCATGACTACTGGGTTGTAGCCCTAGGTGTAggtttttcttgtgggtttgcttTTGAGGTTTCTTGGATGGGTCTGTTTGGGTCTCTTGTGGGCGCTCCTAGGCGCGCTCCttttatacttcttgtgtaatAGGGTTGCACCCTTTTGTGCTTTtgatatacaacattacttataaaaaaaaaaagaagtaatcaGATACATCTCCTTCATGAATTCGTCCGctcttttttccttgaaaacTATCACATTACATCTTTTCTCTCTTTGGAAATAATGTAATAATACGGATGAGTGGGATCATTTAAAGTTTAGGACTATGGTTggggattattttattttattgataagtAAACCAATCTCATATGGTTGGGGATTATGGTTAGGGCTTATTGTAGATTACTTTAGGCTTGATTATGGATCTGTTAAACAGTGGCTGCTTTAGTAGATGGCACAGTCCAAAAATGCTagaatttctctttaaaataCTAGAAAATTGTCTTTACACGTGGGTGTGGTGCCCTGGGAGCAAGACTCTTGGATGCGTGCGCACATGCTCTCTCTCACATATGGACATGAAGATAATTGTGCTGGCAGTGTTGGCGAACATATCACCTACAAATATGGGGTGATGGGTGAGATCACAAGTTTAAATCCTTTTGGGTCCCTGAGTTATAATCACCAGGAAAATACATTTAGTTCTCTTTACTAGCTTGCCCCTATATGATGTGTTTGAGTCTAATGATACGGGGTTGGAACAATTGTAACCAAGATTAATCAAGTTTACATTTAAGCATCCCATCCAAGATGGTCAGGATAGATTATACAGACAATTTTGCAAAGACGCAGCAACATCTTCCAAGCTAGCTTCCTAATTAATCCAAAAAGATTTATCCCTCAAAGCGGCCATTTTATCTCTTGTGAGACAACTTTGGCTCaaactctaattattttttaattgcttCTTGATGCAACATGGCGTGTGGGAAGCAAAATATGCAAACACAACTCAACTCTTCTATAGAACCTACAAAAATGCCAAGAATTATAGGAAAATTGAAGGAAAACACTCTCTAGGGtatttttattgagaaaattgATAATAATGAACAAATCTAACAACTGGGCGGCCAAGCCAGCCTTATTATGCTTAAATAGAAGTAAGGGATGCACTttacattacttataaaaaaaagaaaaaaaataagtttttttttttttttttgataagtaaaagaaagGTAAcgcacttataaaaaaaaaaaaagtaagggaCGCAGCCTTGAAagcaaaattacaaaattatcatttactaaaataaactcaaactcGCTTGAGAGAGCACTATGTGAGTGTAGACTAAAGTTTCTATCCTGCGATTAGCTGCAATCTTGCTCAAGCCAATGTCGCACGTAGGgttgtaaacgagccgagcttgagtgGTTAGTGCCTGCTCAAGCTTGACTCGTTGGTTTTTttgtcgagctcgagcttgacaCGAACCTCATTTCGTGTCCAAGCTTGGCTCGCTAGGTTGGGTACTCTATctgagctcaagctcgagctcaGCTTGTATcagattatttaaattttgtatttaagtataattttttttttcaaagaaacaatataaaacaaattttattaatgataagACCATCAAGGAAACAAGGTGGATGTGACTTGTGAGGGAAATATAGGGTGAGAGGGGAACGATTATACCAAACAAGACCTATCTTCACGTCATGTAGCTTCCTCTCTTTGTGAACATTGTCATGGCCATCGCTGTATGAAGCAGAGCTGGGTAGAGGCGTGGCCACTAGGTGTAAGGAGCATTAGACATTATGTCTAATTTGGGATGATTTAGAGTTATATTCAAATGTGAACAGTGAAGACAGGAAGGAGACGAAATGAAGAGTCGAAGCTGATTTGGGGAAAGTAAAGCAGAGATTGGGATTAATAAGAAGCGCATATCTCAAGATGATTTGTCAGAGAGAGGAGCTCAGATTAAATGGTGGGATGCAGCTGGCGGCCATTAAGATGAGTGTGCATTTTATGTGTTTCAGCATGCCTTTTGAGGTGTACGTTTTGTGTTAattcaaatttgttttaaagACTTAAGAGGGAAGAGGTGTCaaacattcttttctttcttgtttttttatgtGCGTTTTGGGCCGTCATGTGTTGAAGAGAAGTTGATGTTGTGTTACCAAAGTGCAATCTaatagtaacaaaaaaaaaagttcaatctTCTCtcatttataagaaaaatagcTCTAGTTGACCATTTTTGCAACTAAAATATGTTATAGTTTTAATAGATTAAATGtagttttataaattataagaaatttatacTTAATCTATAATAATATGATCAAGTATAATAAGTTTCCAttcaatcatatgattaacAATTCAAATTGTTGATTCAACTAGCATTAGATACTTAATGGTTAGATCATTTAAGATATGAccatatgattaacttttatcattaaattatatactatattaattcataaaaatatttatatatttttatgaattaatatgtaaatatataaatatatacgagtcGCGCCAATAAGTGAGCTGAGTTTTGTACGGGtatgtatcgtttaataatTGAGTATAGGTTCATGTCCACGAAtgactcatttaataatcgagttgCGCATGAGCCGAGCTTTATTGAGCCGAGCCCGGACGAGCTCATTGGTAGCTTTGTTCGTTTACAGCCCTAGTCGCACGAGATTTTCGAACTAGTTTTTTGGACTTGTTGAAAGCCCTTTTTGaggtagaaatttttttgtgaaTACAAAATTGTAACCCTTTAAATCAACTTTATAATGCCACCAAGTTTGTCTTTATTTGATATCGAAATCAAAAGATATGACAGTTTGACTTTGACTTGTCTGCTTGGTTTCATGTTATCAATTTGTTGGTGCACCAACTTGTACTTCCATCACTTTTTTCTTGCTAGAATTAATTCCAAACTTTTCCATGAAGCCACATGTAATCTGGACTGCATTACTTTGAGCATGAAACGCATGAATTGCATAAATTACCTGTACATTTCAGTtagttttacttatcaaaaaaatatatcttcATGTTTTGATATTGTTATACTGTGTGGATATTAGATTTAACATCTACAACCATTTTCCCTCTCATGCATTATGCTCTCTATTCTGTTCCAGTGGCTGGAAACGGAGGTTGTGCGACTCAGTCATCTTCGTGATCGAGCTAGTGAAAAAGGGCGTAGGAAGGAATATCCTTTACTCTTCAACACTTTTTTATTATCATTGTTCACGCAGTTGGGCTGCTTTTTATTTCTATGGTGCAGAGTATAATATGCAGGAAAATGAGGCCCGAGTgtgatatatatttattgtagTTTTTTATTACTTTCTATTTCCTTCTCTAAGTCATTTAGGTAAGGTTTTAGTTTTTCTGTTCATAAGTTGTGGTAGGTATCAGGAAATTTGATTTGTCAGCAATTACTGATGTCAGGTGGTGATAATTTAAATTGCTGCTGCTtaaatttcttctctctctctctctctcttgtcatGTCCTTTATCCCTAAAGTAGAGCACTCACAACATGGTATTTGGTACGAGGATTAAAAGATATGCAAAACCATTtatagaaaaatcaaagaaaaaagcTTTTATAAAGCTACAACATTTTTATTATGCaatcttttattgtttggttgtttgttacTCATCTGTAGTTTGACACTCGTTATGTGTtcctttgaaatggaaatgGCCCAACGTATCTAGCAATACTTCAGTAATCCTTGACTTCCTTTCACGCTCAGAGAATGTGTGGAGAAATTGCAGCTTCTCAAGACACCTGAGGAGCGCCAGCGCAGACTGGAGGAAATTCCAGAAATACATGCCGACCCACATATGGATCCAAGTTATGAGtctgaagaagatgaaggtGAAACAGACGATAAGAGACAAGGTTCCTTTCAATTTTTAAgtctttattatttatatttcatttaggaaaaatataaagaaggcCCCTAACAACTGTTTTTGAAATAGTCCCATGAAGTTTAAAGTGTGCTAAAGTAGTACACAAACTACCAAAGTATGTTAAAAATGCcacctttttttaattatattcctGTAATACCCTTATTCGCTTAAAAAgctgaaataaaaaattaataaattaaatgctGTTTATCCGAACTCTATTCCATTGGGTGGACGCTTCTAATGTGTCTCAGTTTTCTActatgtttcaatttttggctttttctttctctttttgccTTTAATGgggcctttctttgtatactAATACATCCTGTATTCTAGGGTTGCGCCCTTCTGTTATTTTCaatgaattacttatttataaaaaaaaaaggataaaaaattaACCTTTAAGTGGCTCGCGGGCCATCTCCAAAGGGGTGGCTGCCCAACCAGCAGCCAcctcattatttatttatttatttttaaataaaaaaaaaatcagaaaattaaatttttagtttaatatatttattattatttttattaagagtgacatgtccattttattggtgttgacATGACATCTAACATAATTCGTAAAATGTTTTAATGGAATTTGACTCCAAGGACTTAactgtttttttggcatatcccAGAGACCTTTGAGTTCACCTTCATATGGCAttgagcgatttgtaatttaggccaaccatagggtttgattttgtatttatccttattttttataccgcatgagcgatttgtaatttaggccaactacaatgactaattttttatttaccccaaaaaaactttttttttctcttcgtATTTATCCaccccttggttttttttttttttttctttattagttttgtttagtttattttattttattactattttattttagtttttaagagaataagagtattttaggaatataataaaaaaattgacatttttggcacactttggtagtttgatgtaccaCTTTAGCACATTTTAAACTTCATGGGACTTTTTTAATAACAGCCGAGGgggctttttattttattttatttttttcccttcatttatatttatcatttttttgagttaaatttGTTTCCGGTGCATGCAGAAACCTATATGAGACCGAGAGGTACTGGCTTTAGCAGGAGGGCCAGGGAGCCAGTTTCTCCACAAGCAGGAGGTTCTGCTTTTAGTGATTCCTGGAGTGGGACAAGGAATTATTCCGACACGAATAGAGAATTGAGCAGGAGCATGTCTAATAAGGGGTTGTCTTATAAAGGAGATGATACTTCTGTTGCTGGCGATGTGCTGAACGAACGAAATCAAGGAAGAGACAGAGAAACACCACAAGCAAGTAGTTGGGAGAAGCAAAAAATTGCTGCAAGTTTGGAAATTGGCGCTAGTAAGACCCATTCTGTGCTAAAGTCTGACACAACTTCTGCTGTGTCAGAAATTTCAGCAGCATCTCTCTCTACCGCAGTAACACATTCCGCTGCCTCAATCAATGAAGCAGAAAAAATGTGGCATTATCAGGATCCAAGCGGAAAAATCCAGGGACCATTTTCCATGGTGCAGCTGCGTAAATGGAACAACACGGGATATTTTCCTGCTAATCTGAGGATTTGGAGAGCCGCTGAGAGCCAAGATGTTTCTATACTTTTGACTGATGCATTGGCTGGAAAGTTCCAGAAAGACCCACCATTGGTGGATAACAGCTTTCCGAAGGCTCAAGTGGCGCACAATTCAAATATATCATCCTCATATTCTGGGAAACCTCATGGAGCATCCTTACAGCAAGCTATGGAAGGTCAAGTTGGTGAAAGATCTAACTTTGATCAGAATCGTGGAGCTCTGAATTCACATTCTAGTCTGGGTTCTTCTGGCCAATCTGCAGGAGGAGGAAGTTGGAGATCTCAAGCTGAAATCAGTCCTGCAGGAAGGCATTCTACCTTGTCAGTTGAGGTCCCTAAAACTTCTGCAGATGGGTGGGGTTCTAATTATCGCAATGATTCAGCAAATCTTCCTTCGCCTACTCCAGTCAGTGCTACCACAGGTGCGACTAAGGGGCAACCTCATGAAAGCAAATGGTTGCACAATCCTGTTCAGTCAGCTGGTTCTGTCATGGGAACTGGTCCATTCTTGGGAGCCAACGGAGAACTGCAACCGCCTTCTGCAGTTATCCAAGAGAGTGCTGTGCGAGGTTCTGAAAGTAATGGTGCTGCAAGTTCACATCCTGGAGCGACTCCTGTACCCAATCCAGAAAAAGGTATGCTAGTAGGCTCACTAAATGCTCTTCAAATGCATGTTCAATCAACAGTGCCGTCATCCGTTTTGGCTAATGCTAATGCTAATGCTGCCACTAATTTCCACAATTTGGATCGGTCTGTGGTTCATCATAATCCTCCTATTGAAACCCAAGGATGGGGTTCCGGTTTAGTTCCAAAACCTGAAATGACTGCTTCATACCCGATCCCTGGGAGCGAATCCCAAGCCGGTGGAAGTGCTCCATCCCAGAAGGTAGAGCCAAATAATCCTGTTACTATGCCTGTGCAACAGCTTGCTCATGGCCACTGGGGCGATGCTCCATTTATCCACAATTCTGCTCCATCATTCAGCTCAGGCAATCCAGTGGGGAATTTCCCCGCAGCAGGCTTCTCAGGTTTACCTCCATCTGAACCTTGGAGACATTCAGTTCCAGGTAATCAACCAAGCATTCAGCCTCCAGCTCCACCCACCCTAACTTGGGGCATGGGTGTTGCAGAGAACCAAGCTGCTGGTACAAGACCAGGGCTAGAGAATCAAAACACCAGTTGGGGTCCAGTGCCCGGAAATCATAACATGGGCTGGGGAGGACCAGTTCCACCAAATGCAAACATAAATTGGGGTGCTTCTGGTCAGGGTCCACCACCCGGAAACGCGACTGCAGGATGGGCTGCACCTGTTCAAGCACCTGGAAATGCAGTTCCCGGTTGGGTCCCTGCTGGTCAAGGGCTACCTCTAGCAAACACAAATCCTGCTTGGATTGCTCCTGGTCAAGGGCCACCACCTGGAAATGCAAATCCCGGTTGGGTGGCGGCACCCACAGGGAATCCAGGCAACAACGCCGACAGGTTCACAAACCAAAGTGTTAGGGGTTCTCATGGTGGAGACTCTGGTTATGGTGGCGGGAAAGCTTGGAACAGACAGTCATCATTTGGCGGAGGGGGAGGAGGCTCTAGGCCTCCTTTCAAAGGCCAAAGAGTGTGCAAGTTCCATGAGGGTGGGCATTGCAAAAAAGGAGCTTCATGCGATTATCTGCACCcttgagtcttttttttttttttttttaattttcttatcaGTAGAGCAGTTAATACTGTAcagtaatttttcaaaaaagctTTTTGACTTTGTATAAGCTTTTGTGCTTTCTACATATATAAGTTAGTGCAGGTTAA from Corylus avellana chromosome ca1, CavTom2PMs-1.0 encodes the following:
- the LOC132166923 gene encoding zinc finger CCCH domain-containing protein 19 isoform X3 translates to MADVTQETGVVEEAGVVGDLADETERTEVVDVAGMADVCYVEEEEEEDEGCSVGMREVVEKGDVAGLVDGKEVGLEEEALADLKEMTEVAKEEDVADLAETREVAEGNVSDFVETTEVAKKEDVADLTEMRKVAEEEVVVDLVETTEVAKKEDVLDLAETTQVAKKEDVADLAETTQVTKKEDVADLAEMREDAKEEVVADLAETGEVAEKEVVADLAETGEVAADLAEMREVVEEEDVADLAGMREVVEKENVARFAEVTEVANEEDVADLAEMREVAKKEDMADLVEMREVAMEGVGDLPEMMEDAEEEDVAELLEETYLAGQVVEDGDLPGPVAEETDLAGPVAEETDLAGAMGEETDLAGPVVEETDLGGHVDEIEEAADEANVAEVSTETMEAEEDLAEEEAMEADEIEAVEMTEMAEDTVEAEEIEAAEEMEVTEEMEVTEDMEVVEMSKGSGGGKRKRGKNSRAPARVPRKKVEEDVCFICFDGGDLVLCDRRGCPKAYHPSCVNRDEAFFRAKGRWNCGWHLCSNCEKNAYYMCYTCTFSLCKACIKDSVILCVRGNKGFCETCMKTVTLIEHNLQGNRDMGQVDFDDKSSWEYLFKDYWIDLKEKLSLTLDELNQAKNPWKVADSFAGKQESPDELYDANNDEGSDSDSSGNIEISNSKRRKAKKRLRPRSKEVDSAAPATETDAEGPSTDDNAEWASKELLEFVMHMKDGDRSVLSQFDVQALLLDYIKRNKLRDPRRKSQIICDSRLQSLFGKPRVGHFEMLKLLESHFLIKEDSQVDDLQGSVVDTEASQLETDADALVKTGRDKKRKTRKKGDERGPQSNVDDYAAIDIHNINLIYLRRNLVEELLDDMEKFHDKVVGSFVRIRISGSGQKQDLYRLVQVIGTCKAAEPYKVGKRMADILLEILNLNKTEIVSTDIISNQEFTEDECKRLRQSIKCGLINRLTVGDIQERAIALQEVRVKDWLETEVVRLSHLRDRASEKGRRKELRECVEKLQLLKTPEERQRRLEEIPEIHADPHMDPSYESEEDEGETDDKRQETYMRPRGTGFSRRAREPVSPQAGGSAFSDSWSGTRNYSDTNRELSRSMSNKGLSYKGDDTSVAGDVLNERNQGRDRETPQASSWEKQKIAASLEIGASKTHSVLKSDTTSAVSEISAASLSTAVTHSAASINEAEKMWHYQDPSGKIQGPFSMVQLRKWNNTGYFPANLRIWRAAESQDVSILLTDALAGKFQKDPPLVDNSFPKAQVAHNSNISSSYSGKPHGASLQQAMEGQVGERSNFDQNRGALNSHSSLGSSGQSAGGGSWRSQAEISPAGRHSTLSVEVPKTSADGWGSNYRNDSANLPSPTPVSATTGATKGQPHESKWLHNPVQSAGSVMGTGPFLGANGELQPPSAVIQESAVRGSESNGAASSHPGATPVPNPEKGWGSGLVPKPEMTASYPIPGSESQAGGSAPSQKVEPNNPVTMPVQQLAHGHWGDAPFIHNSAPSFSSGNPVGNFPAAGFSGLPPSEPWRHSVPGNQPSIQPPAPPTLTWGMGVAENQAAGTRPGLENQNTSWGPVPGNHNMGWGGPVPPNANINWGASGQGPPPGNATAGWAAPVQAPGNAVPGWVPAGQGLPLANTNPAWIAPGQGPPPGNANPGWVAAPTGNPGNNADRFTNQSVRGSHGGDSGYGGGKAWNRQSSFGGGGGGSRPPFKGQRVCKFHEGGHCKKGASCDYLHP